A single Triticum dicoccoides isolate Atlit2015 ecotype Zavitan chromosome 2A, WEW_v2.0, whole genome shotgun sequence DNA region contains:
- the LOC119354887 gene encoding uncharacterized protein LOC119354887 isoform X8 yields MAKKTPSPPPRARSRRGAAPPSPTPAAALSPPFSPAPLRTRLGAAAAAAAAAAAAAAAASSSPVEHPCVTLWEWWPVMVEGEERKLAVSGFTERNDAFTSAPIAHRYEPLTLQDEGGVVVLLHGSINLLRMRENGFSVQICEQFMIGFPSWWETWDSHMGSYPNCFIDPREGSAQFYLEKFQLGNFIQKFGPLFIEDLLNNTKNFPIDHLDAFTESSRFQEYNCGNDASTKENSAASDDARPATVANVEIGLTASSISQERDHVDIECNVSLASAETYTGDETCKEAGNQNDTMHPDAREDDAGSHLFNSDWTCTMFPDHMPNDSEGGNATSAENTTMSPDNMPNDSEGGNVTSAKNATMSPDHMSPDNMPNDSEGGNAPSAENSVELLAKYHLAIVPPESANCCSEIPGASQSVEPSSYESTPVASLKNQHCLETTEHITLTQKAVSNEDTPSSIHSDVQSQEKQTVGSAEKRRSAKQVLERPTRSPMTRTSAPYNGLISGVAPVDGKKSARPARKTRGRL; encoded by the exons ATGGCAAAAAAGACCCCCAGCCCTCCGCCGAGGGCAAGATCTCGCCGGGGCGCGGCGCCGCCGTCGCCAACCCCAGCCGCTGCTCTGAGCCCTcccttctcccctgccccgttGCGCACCCGCCttggcgctgctgctgctgctgcggcggcggcggccgccgccgccgccgccgcctcctcatccCCCGTCGAGCACCCATGC GTCACGCTGTGGGAATGGTGGCCGGTGATGGTGGAAGGGGAGGAGCGGAAGCTCGCGGTTTCCGGCTTCACTGAAAG GAATGACGCATTCACTTCTGCACCCATAGCACATCGTTATGAGCCTCTCACGCTCCAGGATGAAGGTGGGGTTGTGGTGCTCCTTCATGGTTCAATTAACTTATTGCGAATGCGTGAAAATGGATTTTCTGTGCAG ATATGCGAACAATTCATGATTGGATTTCCGTCCTGGTGGGAGACTTGGGATTCACACATGGGGTCTTACCCAAACTGTTTTATTGATCCACGAGAGGGTTCAGCTCAGTTTTACCTGGAGAAATTCCAGCTAGGCAATTTTATTCAAAAGTTTGGACCCTTGTTCATCGAGGACCTtcttaataatactaaaaatttcccAATCGACCATCTCGATGCATTCACAGAGAGTTCAAGATTCCAGGAATACAACTGTGGAAATGATGCTTCAACCAAGGAAAATTCTGCTGCTTCAGATGATGCCAGACCCGCAACTGTAGCTAATGTGGAAATAGGCTTGACTGCGAGCAGCATTTCACAGGAAAGAGATCATGTGGACATTGAGTGTAATGTATCTCTTGCTTCTGCAGAAACATATACTGGTGATGAAACTTGCAAAGAGGCAGgaaatcagaatgacactatgcatCCAGATGCAAGGGAAGACGATGCTGGTAGCCATCTTTTCAACTCCGATTGGACTTGCACTATGTTCCCTGATCATATGCCCAATGACTCGGAAGGTGGAAATGCCACCAGTGCTGAAAATACCACCATGTCCCCTGATAATATGCCCAATGACTCGGAAGGTGGAAATGTCACCAGTGCTAAAAATGCCACCATGTCTCCTGATCATATGTCCCCTGATAATATGCCCAATGACTCGGAAGGTGGAAATGCCCCCAGTGCTGAAAACTCAGTAGAACTGCTGGCTAAATATCATTTAGCCATAGTACCGCCTGAAAGTGCTAATTGCTGCTCAGAGATTCCTGGTGCTTCTCAAAGTGTTGAACCCTCAA GTTATGAAAGTACTCCAGTGGCCTCATTGAAGAACCAACACTGCTTGGAAACAACTGAGCACATCACATTGACTCAGAAGGCAGTATCAAATGAAGATACACCATCTTCAATTCACTCAGATGTGCAATCTCAGGAAAAA CAGACTGTAGGTTCAGCAGAGAAGCGAAGATCTGCAAAGCAAGTGTTGGAGCGTCCTACTAGATCGCCAATGACCAGAACTTCAGCTCCATAT AATGGGTTGATTTCAGGCGTCGCTCCTGTGGATG GGAAGAAGTCAGCGAGACCTGCAAGGAAGACAAGGGGGCGTCTCTGA
- the LOC119354887 gene encoding uncharacterized protein LOC119354887 isoform X4, with protein MAKKTPSPPPRARSRRGAAPPSPTPAAALSPPFSPAPLRTRLGAAAAAAAAAAAAAAAASSSPVEHPCVTLWEWWPVMVEGEERKLAVSGFTERNDAFTSAPIAHRYEPLTLQDEGGVVVLLHGSINLLRMRENGFSVQICEQFMIGFPSWWETWDSHMGSYPNCFIDPREGSAQFYLEKFQLGNFIQKFGPLFIEDLLNNTKNFPIDHLDAFTESSRFQEYNCGNDASTKENSAASDDARPATVANVEIGLTASSISQERDHVDIECNVSLASAETYTGDETCKEAGNQNDTMHPDAREDDAGSHLFNSDWTCTMFPDHMPNDSEGGNATSAENTTMSPDNMPNDSEGGNVTSAKNATMSPDHMSPDNMPNDSEGGNAPSAENSVELLAKYHLAIVPPESANCCSEIPGASQSVEPSSYESTPVASLKNQHCLETTEHITLTQKAVSNEDTPSSIHSDVQSQEKTVGSAEKRRSAKQVLERPTRSPMTRTSAPYGHKSRLTRSRAQSLSISTPECLKMRRTKSGRVVVPLLDPGSSRIVYDNNGLISGVAPVDGLLRSSPAKFACHSVLRI; from the exons ATGGCAAAAAAGACCCCCAGCCCTCCGCCGAGGGCAAGATCTCGCCGGGGCGCGGCGCCGCCGTCGCCAACCCCAGCCGCTGCTCTGAGCCCTcccttctcccctgccccgttGCGCACCCGCCttggcgctgctgctgctgctgcggcggcggcggccgccgccgccgccgccgcctcctcatccCCCGTCGAGCACCCATGC GTCACGCTGTGGGAATGGTGGCCGGTGATGGTGGAAGGGGAGGAGCGGAAGCTCGCGGTTTCCGGCTTCACTGAAAG GAATGACGCATTCACTTCTGCACCCATAGCACATCGTTATGAGCCTCTCACGCTCCAGGATGAAGGTGGGGTTGTGGTGCTCCTTCATGGTTCAATTAACTTATTGCGAATGCGTGAAAATGGATTTTCTGTGCAG ATATGCGAACAATTCATGATTGGATTTCCGTCCTGGTGGGAGACTTGGGATTCACACATGGGGTCTTACCCAAACTGTTTTATTGATCCACGAGAGGGTTCAGCTCAGTTTTACCTGGAGAAATTCCAGCTAGGCAATTTTATTCAAAAGTTTGGACCCTTGTTCATCGAGGACCTtcttaataatactaaaaatttcccAATCGACCATCTCGATGCATTCACAGAGAGTTCAAGATTCCAGGAATACAACTGTGGAAATGATGCTTCAACCAAGGAAAATTCTGCTGCTTCAGATGATGCCAGACCCGCAACTGTAGCTAATGTGGAAATAGGCTTGACTGCGAGCAGCATTTCACAGGAAAGAGATCATGTGGACATTGAGTGTAATGTATCTCTTGCTTCTGCAGAAACATATACTGGTGATGAAACTTGCAAAGAGGCAGgaaatcagaatgacactatgcatCCAGATGCAAGGGAAGACGATGCTGGTAGCCATCTTTTCAACTCCGATTGGACTTGCACTATGTTCCCTGATCATATGCCCAATGACTCGGAAGGTGGAAATGCCACCAGTGCTGAAAATACCACCATGTCCCCTGATAATATGCCCAATGACTCGGAAGGTGGAAATGTCACCAGTGCTAAAAATGCCACCATGTCTCCTGATCATATGTCCCCTGATAATATGCCCAATGACTCGGAAGGTGGAAATGCCCCCAGTGCTGAAAACTCAGTAGAACTGCTGGCTAAATATCATTTAGCCATAGTACCGCCTGAAAGTGCTAATTGCTGCTCAGAGATTCCTGGTGCTTCTCAAAGTGTTGAACCCTCAA GTTATGAAAGTACTCCAGTGGCCTCATTGAAGAACCAACACTGCTTGGAAACAACTGAGCACATCACATTGACTCAGAAGGCAGTATCAAATGAAGATACACCATCTTCAATTCACTCAGATGTGCAATCTCAGGAAAAA ACTGTAGGTTCAGCAGAGAAGCGAAGATCTGCAAAGCAAGTGTTGGAGCGTCCTACTAGATCGCCAATGACCAGAACTTCAGCTCCATAT GGGCATAAATCTCGGCTTACTCGTTCTAGGGCCCAGTCATTATCTATTTCCACACCTGAGTGTCTCAAAATGAGAAGAACCAAATCAG GTCGAGTGGTAGTACCCCTATTGGATCCAGGAAGCAGTAGGATTGTCTATGATAAC AATGGGTTGATTTCAGGCGTCGCTCCTGTGGATGGTTTGTTGAGAAGCTCCCCTGCCAAATTTGCATGCCACTCAGTACTACGTATATAG
- the LOC119354887 gene encoding uncharacterized protein LOC119354887 isoform X6, translated as MAKKTPSPPPRARSRRGAAPPSPTPAAALSPPFSPAPLRTRLGAAAAAAAAAAAAAAAASSSPVEHPCVTLWEWWPVMVEGEERKLAVSGFTERNDAFTSAPIAHRYEPLTLQDEGGVVVLLHGSINLLRMRENGFSVQICEQFMIGFPSWWETWDSHMGSYPNCFIDPREGSAQFYLEKFQLGNFIQKFGPLFIEDLLNNTKNFPIDHLDAFTESSRFQEYNCGNDASTKENSAASDDARPATVANVEIGLTASSISQERDHVDIECNVSLASAETYTGDETCKEAGNQNDTMHPDAREDDAGSHLFNSDWTCTMFPDHMPNDSEGGNATSAENTTMSPDNMPNDSEGGNVTSAKNATMSPDHMSPDNMPNDSEGGNAPSAENSVELLAKYHLAIVPPESANCCSEIPGASQSVEPSSYESTPVASLKNQHCLETTEHITLTQKAVSNEDTPSSIHSDVQSQEKQTVGSAEKRRSAKQVLERPTRSPMTRTSAPYNGLISGVAPVDGLLRSSPAKFACHSVLRI; from the exons ATGGCAAAAAAGACCCCCAGCCCTCCGCCGAGGGCAAGATCTCGCCGGGGCGCGGCGCCGCCGTCGCCAACCCCAGCCGCTGCTCTGAGCCCTcccttctcccctgccccgttGCGCACCCGCCttggcgctgctgctgctgctgcggcggcggcggccgccgccgccgccgccgcctcctcatccCCCGTCGAGCACCCATGC GTCACGCTGTGGGAATGGTGGCCGGTGATGGTGGAAGGGGAGGAGCGGAAGCTCGCGGTTTCCGGCTTCACTGAAAG GAATGACGCATTCACTTCTGCACCCATAGCACATCGTTATGAGCCTCTCACGCTCCAGGATGAAGGTGGGGTTGTGGTGCTCCTTCATGGTTCAATTAACTTATTGCGAATGCGTGAAAATGGATTTTCTGTGCAG ATATGCGAACAATTCATGATTGGATTTCCGTCCTGGTGGGAGACTTGGGATTCACACATGGGGTCTTACCCAAACTGTTTTATTGATCCACGAGAGGGTTCAGCTCAGTTTTACCTGGAGAAATTCCAGCTAGGCAATTTTATTCAAAAGTTTGGACCCTTGTTCATCGAGGACCTtcttaataatactaaaaatttcccAATCGACCATCTCGATGCATTCACAGAGAGTTCAAGATTCCAGGAATACAACTGTGGAAATGATGCTTCAACCAAGGAAAATTCTGCTGCTTCAGATGATGCCAGACCCGCAACTGTAGCTAATGTGGAAATAGGCTTGACTGCGAGCAGCATTTCACAGGAAAGAGATCATGTGGACATTGAGTGTAATGTATCTCTTGCTTCTGCAGAAACATATACTGGTGATGAAACTTGCAAAGAGGCAGgaaatcagaatgacactatgcatCCAGATGCAAGGGAAGACGATGCTGGTAGCCATCTTTTCAACTCCGATTGGACTTGCACTATGTTCCCTGATCATATGCCCAATGACTCGGAAGGTGGAAATGCCACCAGTGCTGAAAATACCACCATGTCCCCTGATAATATGCCCAATGACTCGGAAGGTGGAAATGTCACCAGTGCTAAAAATGCCACCATGTCTCCTGATCATATGTCCCCTGATAATATGCCCAATGACTCGGAAGGTGGAAATGCCCCCAGTGCTGAAAACTCAGTAGAACTGCTGGCTAAATATCATTTAGCCATAGTACCGCCTGAAAGTGCTAATTGCTGCTCAGAGATTCCTGGTGCTTCTCAAAGTGTTGAACCCTCAA GTTATGAAAGTACTCCAGTGGCCTCATTGAAGAACCAACACTGCTTGGAAACAACTGAGCACATCACATTGACTCAGAAGGCAGTATCAAATGAAGATACACCATCTTCAATTCACTCAGATGTGCAATCTCAGGAAAAA CAGACTGTAGGTTCAGCAGAGAAGCGAAGATCTGCAAAGCAAGTGTTGGAGCGTCCTACTAGATCGCCAATGACCAGAACTTCAGCTCCATAT AATGGGTTGATTTCAGGCGTCGCTCCTGTGGATGGTTTGTTGAGAAGCTCCCCTGCCAAATTTGCATGCCACTCAGTACTACGTATATAG
- the LOC119354887 gene encoding uncharacterized protein LOC119354887 isoform X1, translating into MAKKTPSPPPRARSRRGAAPPSPTPAAALSPPFSPAPLRTRLGAAAAAAAAAAAAAAAASSSPVEHPCVTLWEWWPVMVEGEERKLAVSGFTERNDAFTSAPIAHRYEPLTLQDEGGVVVLLHGSINLLRMRENGFSVQICEQFMIGFPSWWETWDSHMGSYPNCFIDPREGSAQFYLEKFQLGNFIQKFGPLFIEDLLNNTKNFPIDHLDAFTESSRFQEYNCGNDASTKENSAASDDARPATVANVEIGLTASSISQERDHVDIECNVSLASAETYTGDETCKEAGNQNDTMHPDAREDDAGSHLFNSDWTCTMFPDHMPNDSEGGNATSAENTTMSPDNMPNDSEGGNVTSAKNATMSPDHMSPDNMPNDSEGGNAPSAENSVELLAKYHLAIVPPESANCCSEIPGASQSVEPSSYESTPVASLKNQHCLETTEHITLTQKAVSNEDTPSSIHSDVQSQEKQTVGSAEKRRSAKQVLERPTRSPMTRTSAPYGHKSRLTRSRAQSLSISTPECLKMRRTKSEWVDFRRRSCGWEEVSETCKEDKGASLSDLLDCPEANNLEFRHGSPKAPAPAPSGRRQYKIHLFVRWTISAGYLLIRTL; encoded by the exons ATGGCAAAAAAGACCCCCAGCCCTCCGCCGAGGGCAAGATCTCGCCGGGGCGCGGCGCCGCCGTCGCCAACCCCAGCCGCTGCTCTGAGCCCTcccttctcccctgccccgttGCGCACCCGCCttggcgctgctgctgctgctgcggcggcggcggccgccgccgccgccgccgcctcctcatccCCCGTCGAGCACCCATGC GTCACGCTGTGGGAATGGTGGCCGGTGATGGTGGAAGGGGAGGAGCGGAAGCTCGCGGTTTCCGGCTTCACTGAAAG GAATGACGCATTCACTTCTGCACCCATAGCACATCGTTATGAGCCTCTCACGCTCCAGGATGAAGGTGGGGTTGTGGTGCTCCTTCATGGTTCAATTAACTTATTGCGAATGCGTGAAAATGGATTTTCTGTGCAG ATATGCGAACAATTCATGATTGGATTTCCGTCCTGGTGGGAGACTTGGGATTCACACATGGGGTCTTACCCAAACTGTTTTATTGATCCACGAGAGGGTTCAGCTCAGTTTTACCTGGAGAAATTCCAGCTAGGCAATTTTATTCAAAAGTTTGGACCCTTGTTCATCGAGGACCTtcttaataatactaaaaatttcccAATCGACCATCTCGATGCATTCACAGAGAGTTCAAGATTCCAGGAATACAACTGTGGAAATGATGCTTCAACCAAGGAAAATTCTGCTGCTTCAGATGATGCCAGACCCGCAACTGTAGCTAATGTGGAAATAGGCTTGACTGCGAGCAGCATTTCACAGGAAAGAGATCATGTGGACATTGAGTGTAATGTATCTCTTGCTTCTGCAGAAACATATACTGGTGATGAAACTTGCAAAGAGGCAGgaaatcagaatgacactatgcatCCAGATGCAAGGGAAGACGATGCTGGTAGCCATCTTTTCAACTCCGATTGGACTTGCACTATGTTCCCTGATCATATGCCCAATGACTCGGAAGGTGGAAATGCCACCAGTGCTGAAAATACCACCATGTCCCCTGATAATATGCCCAATGACTCGGAAGGTGGAAATGTCACCAGTGCTAAAAATGCCACCATGTCTCCTGATCATATGTCCCCTGATAATATGCCCAATGACTCGGAAGGTGGAAATGCCCCCAGTGCTGAAAACTCAGTAGAACTGCTGGCTAAATATCATTTAGCCATAGTACCGCCTGAAAGTGCTAATTGCTGCTCAGAGATTCCTGGTGCTTCTCAAAGTGTTGAACCCTCAA GTTATGAAAGTACTCCAGTGGCCTCATTGAAGAACCAACACTGCTTGGAAACAACTGAGCACATCACATTGACTCAGAAGGCAGTATCAAATGAAGATACACCATCTTCAATTCACTCAGATGTGCAATCTCAGGAAAAA CAGACTGTAGGTTCAGCAGAGAAGCGAAGATCTGCAAAGCAAGTGTTGGAGCGTCCTACTAGATCGCCAATGACCAGAACTTCAGCTCCATAT GGGCATAAATCTCGGCTTACTCGTTCTAGGGCCCAGTCATTATCTATTTCCACACCTGAGTGTCTCAAAATGAGAAGAACCAAATCAG AATGGGTTGATTTCAGGCGTCGCTCCTGTGGATG GGAAGAAGTCAGCGAGACCTGCAAGGAAGACAAGGGGGCGTCTCTGAGTGACCTCTTGGACTGTCCAGAAGCTAACAACCTGGAATTTCGACATGGAAGTCCCAAGGCTCCAGCACCAGCACCAAGCGGTCGGCGACAGTATAAGATCCACTTGTTTGTACGGTGGACCATCTCTGCTGGATATTTGCTGATTAGGACCTTGTAA
- the LOC119354887 gene encoding uncharacterized protein LOC119354887 isoform X5 translates to MAKKTPSPPPRARSRRGAAPPSPTPAAALSPPFSPAPLRTRLGAAAAAAAAAAAAAAAASSSPVEHPCVTLWEWWPVMVEGEERKLAVSGFTERNDAFTSAPIAHRYEPLTLQDEGGVVVLLHGSINLLRMRENGFSVQICEQFMIGFPSWWETWDSHMGSYPNCFIDPREGSAQFYLEKFQLGNFIQKFGPLFIEDLLNNTKNFPIDHLDAFTESSRFQEYNCGNDASTKENSAASDDARPATVANVEIGLTASSISQERDHVDIECNVSLASAETYTGDETCKEAGNQNDTMHPDAREDDAGSHLFNSDWTCTMFPDHMPNDSEGGNATSAENTTMSPDNMPNDSEGGNVTSAKNATMSPDHMSPDNMPNDSEGGNAPSAENSVELLAKYHLAIVPPESANCCSEIPGASQSVEPSSYESTPVASLKNQHCLETTEHITLTQKAVSNEDTPSSIHSDVQSQEKQTVGSAEKRRSAKQVLERPTRSPMTRTSAPYGHKSRLTRSRAQSLSISTPECLKMRRTKSGRVVVPLLDPGSSRIVYDNNGLISGVAPVDGKKSARPARKTRGRL, encoded by the exons ATGGCAAAAAAGACCCCCAGCCCTCCGCCGAGGGCAAGATCTCGCCGGGGCGCGGCGCCGCCGTCGCCAACCCCAGCCGCTGCTCTGAGCCCTcccttctcccctgccccgttGCGCACCCGCCttggcgctgctgctgctgctgcggcggcggcggccgccgccgccgccgccgcctcctcatccCCCGTCGAGCACCCATGC GTCACGCTGTGGGAATGGTGGCCGGTGATGGTGGAAGGGGAGGAGCGGAAGCTCGCGGTTTCCGGCTTCACTGAAAG GAATGACGCATTCACTTCTGCACCCATAGCACATCGTTATGAGCCTCTCACGCTCCAGGATGAAGGTGGGGTTGTGGTGCTCCTTCATGGTTCAATTAACTTATTGCGAATGCGTGAAAATGGATTTTCTGTGCAG ATATGCGAACAATTCATGATTGGATTTCCGTCCTGGTGGGAGACTTGGGATTCACACATGGGGTCTTACCCAAACTGTTTTATTGATCCACGAGAGGGTTCAGCTCAGTTTTACCTGGAGAAATTCCAGCTAGGCAATTTTATTCAAAAGTTTGGACCCTTGTTCATCGAGGACCTtcttaataatactaaaaatttcccAATCGACCATCTCGATGCATTCACAGAGAGTTCAAGATTCCAGGAATACAACTGTGGAAATGATGCTTCAACCAAGGAAAATTCTGCTGCTTCAGATGATGCCAGACCCGCAACTGTAGCTAATGTGGAAATAGGCTTGACTGCGAGCAGCATTTCACAGGAAAGAGATCATGTGGACATTGAGTGTAATGTATCTCTTGCTTCTGCAGAAACATATACTGGTGATGAAACTTGCAAAGAGGCAGgaaatcagaatgacactatgcatCCAGATGCAAGGGAAGACGATGCTGGTAGCCATCTTTTCAACTCCGATTGGACTTGCACTATGTTCCCTGATCATATGCCCAATGACTCGGAAGGTGGAAATGCCACCAGTGCTGAAAATACCACCATGTCCCCTGATAATATGCCCAATGACTCGGAAGGTGGAAATGTCACCAGTGCTAAAAATGCCACCATGTCTCCTGATCATATGTCCCCTGATAATATGCCCAATGACTCGGAAGGTGGAAATGCCCCCAGTGCTGAAAACTCAGTAGAACTGCTGGCTAAATATCATTTAGCCATAGTACCGCCTGAAAGTGCTAATTGCTGCTCAGAGATTCCTGGTGCTTCTCAAAGTGTTGAACCCTCAA GTTATGAAAGTACTCCAGTGGCCTCATTGAAGAACCAACACTGCTTGGAAACAACTGAGCACATCACATTGACTCAGAAGGCAGTATCAAATGAAGATACACCATCTTCAATTCACTCAGATGTGCAATCTCAGGAAAAA CAGACTGTAGGTTCAGCAGAGAAGCGAAGATCTGCAAAGCAAGTGTTGGAGCGTCCTACTAGATCGCCAATGACCAGAACTTCAGCTCCATAT GGGCATAAATCTCGGCTTACTCGTTCTAGGGCCCAGTCATTATCTATTTCCACACCTGAGTGTCTCAAAATGAGAAGAACCAAATCAG GTCGAGTGGTAGTACCCCTATTGGATCCAGGAAGCAGTAGGATTGTCTATGATAAC AATGGGTTGATTTCAGGCGTCGCTCCTGTGGATG GGAAGAAGTCAGCGAGACCTGCAAGGAAGACAAGGGGGCGTCTCTGA
- the LOC119354887 gene encoding uncharacterized protein LOC119354887 isoform X3 — MAKKTPSPPPRARSRRGAAPPSPTPAAALSPPFSPAPLRTRLGAAAAAAAAAAAAAAAASSSPVEHPCVTLWEWWPVMVEGEERKLAVSGFTERNDAFTSAPIAHRYEPLTLQDEGGVVVLLHGSINLLRMRENGFSVQICEQFMIGFPSWWETWDSHMGSYPNCFIDPREGSAQFYLEKFQLGNFIQKFGPLFIEDLLNNTKNFPIDHLDAFTESSRFQEYNCGNDASTKENSAASDDARPATVANVEIGLTASSISQERDHVDIECNVSLASAETYTGDETCKEAGNQNDTMHPDAREDDAGSHLFNSDWTCTMFPDHMPNDSEGGNATSAENTTMSPDNMPNDSEGGNVTSAKNATMSPDHMSPDNMPNDSEGGNAPSAENSVELLAKYHLAIVPPESANCCSEIPGASQSVEPSSYESTPVASLKNQHCLETTEHITLTQKAVSNEDTPSSIHSDVQSQEKQTVGSAEKRRSAKQVLERPTRSPMTRTSAPYGHKSRLTRSRAQSLSISTPECLKMRRTKSGRVVVPLLDPGSSRIVYDNNGLISGVAPVDGLLRSSPAKFACHSVLRI; from the exons ATGGCAAAAAAGACCCCCAGCCCTCCGCCGAGGGCAAGATCTCGCCGGGGCGCGGCGCCGCCGTCGCCAACCCCAGCCGCTGCTCTGAGCCCTcccttctcccctgccccgttGCGCACCCGCCttggcgctgctgctgctgctgcggcggcggcggccgccgccgccgccgccgcctcctcatccCCCGTCGAGCACCCATGC GTCACGCTGTGGGAATGGTGGCCGGTGATGGTGGAAGGGGAGGAGCGGAAGCTCGCGGTTTCCGGCTTCACTGAAAG GAATGACGCATTCACTTCTGCACCCATAGCACATCGTTATGAGCCTCTCACGCTCCAGGATGAAGGTGGGGTTGTGGTGCTCCTTCATGGTTCAATTAACTTATTGCGAATGCGTGAAAATGGATTTTCTGTGCAG ATATGCGAACAATTCATGATTGGATTTCCGTCCTGGTGGGAGACTTGGGATTCACACATGGGGTCTTACCCAAACTGTTTTATTGATCCACGAGAGGGTTCAGCTCAGTTTTACCTGGAGAAATTCCAGCTAGGCAATTTTATTCAAAAGTTTGGACCCTTGTTCATCGAGGACCTtcttaataatactaaaaatttcccAATCGACCATCTCGATGCATTCACAGAGAGTTCAAGATTCCAGGAATACAACTGTGGAAATGATGCTTCAACCAAGGAAAATTCTGCTGCTTCAGATGATGCCAGACCCGCAACTGTAGCTAATGTGGAAATAGGCTTGACTGCGAGCAGCATTTCACAGGAAAGAGATCATGTGGACATTGAGTGTAATGTATCTCTTGCTTCTGCAGAAACATATACTGGTGATGAAACTTGCAAAGAGGCAGgaaatcagaatgacactatgcatCCAGATGCAAGGGAAGACGATGCTGGTAGCCATCTTTTCAACTCCGATTGGACTTGCACTATGTTCCCTGATCATATGCCCAATGACTCGGAAGGTGGAAATGCCACCAGTGCTGAAAATACCACCATGTCCCCTGATAATATGCCCAATGACTCGGAAGGTGGAAATGTCACCAGTGCTAAAAATGCCACCATGTCTCCTGATCATATGTCCCCTGATAATATGCCCAATGACTCGGAAGGTGGAAATGCCCCCAGTGCTGAAAACTCAGTAGAACTGCTGGCTAAATATCATTTAGCCATAGTACCGCCTGAAAGTGCTAATTGCTGCTCAGAGATTCCTGGTGCTTCTCAAAGTGTTGAACCCTCAA GTTATGAAAGTACTCCAGTGGCCTCATTGAAGAACCAACACTGCTTGGAAACAACTGAGCACATCACATTGACTCAGAAGGCAGTATCAAATGAAGATACACCATCTTCAATTCACTCAGATGTGCAATCTCAGGAAAAA CAGACTGTAGGTTCAGCAGAGAAGCGAAGATCTGCAAAGCAAGTGTTGGAGCGTCCTACTAGATCGCCAATGACCAGAACTTCAGCTCCATAT GGGCATAAATCTCGGCTTACTCGTTCTAGGGCCCAGTCATTATCTATTTCCACACCTGAGTGTCTCAAAATGAGAAGAACCAAATCAG GTCGAGTGGTAGTACCCCTATTGGATCCAGGAAGCAGTAGGATTGTCTATGATAAC AATGGGTTGATTTCAGGCGTCGCTCCTGTGGATGGTTTGTTGAGAAGCTCCCCTGCCAAATTTGCATGCCACTCAGTACTACGTATATAG